One window of Dermacentor andersoni chromosome 7, qqDerAnde1_hic_scaffold, whole genome shotgun sequence genomic DNA carries:
- the LOC129380071 gene encoding sulfotransferase 1B1-like, translating to MDQESYRFVEGVWMHNFFRDENIHSAIHYKPRQGDIIVVTYPKTGTNWVVHIVYNILSRGKELPNVGEFSLMCPFIDITGAGPAEDPSRTGPISTHLPMRVFTPVDNAKYIYVARNPYDCAVSYFHFLKGFTPKTVTDVSFERYLPLFLSGKVIYGDYFDHLLPWYERRNDTNVLFLTYEQLKEDTRAQVLMIADFLSVEHGAALREDSVILQRVLDACSLENMKVFFSDKPTNRVKKLVESAFKKSASFEMLKNIPTEAVEMHEGAGFVRKGIVGDWRNHFTQDQIEQMKAWIDKKTQGSDVMKLWNECDLP from the exons ATGGACCAAGAATCATATCGGTTCGTCGAAGGCGTATGGATGCACAACTTCTTTCGAGATGAAAACATCCACTCAGCAATTCATTACAAGCCCCGGCAAGGTGACATTATCGTTGTGACGTACCCCAAAACCGGAACCAACTGGGTAGTGCACATTGTTTACAACATTCTGTCACGCGGCAAAGAGCTCCCGAACGTTGGTGAGTTTAGCCTCATGTGTCCATTCATTGACATTACTGGTGCCGGACCTGCTGAGGATCCATCGAGGACAGGACCCATTTCGACACATCTCCCGATGCGAGTTTTTACACCCGTGGACAACGCAAAGTACATATATGTCGCCAGGAATCCTTACGACTGTGCCGTGTCTTACTTCCACTTCCTGAAAGGATTTACTCCAAAGACGGTCACCGACGTTTCCTTCGAAAGATACTTACCCCTTTTTTTATCCGGCAAG gtaaTTTACGGTGACTATTTTGACCACCTCTTGCCGTGGTACGAGCGGAGAAACGACACAAATGTACTTTTCCTTACCTACGAACAACTGAAGGAGGACACGAGAGCTCAAGTGCTCATGATTGCCGACTTCCTCTCGGTGGAACACGGTGCTGCGCTGCGTGAAGACAGCGTAATTCTGCAGAGGGTGCTCGACGCCTGCAGTCTAGAAAACATGAAAGTCTTCTTCAGCGACAAGCCGACGAACAGAGTGAAAAAATTGGTCGAAAGCGCGTTTAAGAAATCTGCTTCATTTGAAATGTTGAAGAACATTCCAACGGAAGCTGTTGAGATGCACGAGGGTGCTGGGTTCGTGCGTAAGGGAATTGTGGGTGACTGGAGAAACCACTTTACACAGGATCAGATTGAACAAATGAAAGCCTGGATAGATAAAAAGACACAAGGAAGTGACGTAATGAAACTGTGGAATGAGTGCGATCTGCCTTAG
- the LOC126534148 gene encoding sulfotransferase 1B1-like, whose translation MDDGSCRYVDGVWIHNLFQEEKVRSAMRYKPRRGDVILVTYPKCGTNWTQFIVWNILTKAESLASPAEFNLMCPFIELTGAEAAENPLRRGGITTHLPLAAFKPVEWAKYIYVTRNPYDCAVSYYHFSKGLTPKTFTDVSFEKFLSLFLTGKVIYGDYFDHLLPWYERRYDKNILLITYEQLKVDTRAEVLRIADFLGEEHGTALREDEALFHKIMSACSFENMKAFFTDKPMERVKNALETASIELEKPQLTNTFPAKGVELHEGPGYVRKGIVGDWKNYFTAEQIQQTKDWITKKSHGSDVMSLWKNCDLP comes from the exons ATGGACGACGGGTCTTGCCGATATGTCGATGGCGTCTGGATCCACAACTTGTTTCAAGAAGAGAAAGTTCGTTCAGCAATGCGATACAAACCTCGACGTGGTGACGTCATACTCGTAACTTACCCGAAGTGTGGCACCAACTGGACGCAGTTCATCGTTTGGAACATTCTGACCAAAGCGGAGAGCCTCGCTAGCCCTGCTGAATTCAACCTTATGTGTCCTTTCATCGAGCTGACCGGAGCTGAAGCGGCCGAGAACCCGTTGAGGCGAGGGGGTATCACCACTCACTTGCCCCTAGCAGCTTTTAAACCTGTGGAATGGGCGAAGTACATCTACGTCACTAGAAACCCATACGACTGCGCTGTCTCCTACTACCACTTCTCCAAAGGGCTCACACCCAAGACGTTCACCGATGTTTCTTTTGAGAagtttctttccctcttcctaaCCGGCAAG GTCATCTATGGTGACTACTTTGACCATCTCCTGCCATGGTACGAACGCCGATACGATAAGAACATCCTCCTCATCACTTACGAGCAACTGAAAGTAGACACCAGGGCAGAAGTTCTAAGGATCGCGGATTTTCTGGGAGAAGAACATGGAACAGCACTGCGTGAAGACGAAGCTCTCTTCCACAAAATTATGAGTGCCTGCAGTTTTGAAAACATGAAGGCCTTTTTCACGGACAAGCCAATGGAGAGGGTGAAGAATGCGTTGGAAACAGCTTCAATAGAGCTTGAAAAGCCTCAATTGACTAACACGTTTCCAGCAAAAGGTGTCGAGCTGCATGAAGGACCTGGGTATGTTCGGAAAGGAATCGTCGGTGACTGGAAGAACTATTTCACCGCGGAGCAGATTCAGCAGACGAAGGATTGGATCACGAAGAAGAGTCACGGAAGTGACGTCATGAGCCTCTGGAAAAACTGTGATTTGCCGTGA